The following proteins come from a genomic window of Hymenobacter canadensis:
- a CDS encoding LacI family DNA-binding transcriptional regulator produces MNPVNLKRLAQELNLSIATVSRALQDSYEVSPQTKERVRALAAELDYRPNEYASSLRRNISKTIGVVIPEVNNHFFSLAINGIEEVARQNDYHVLIYLTHEDFEREVAITQYLTGGRVDGLLMSVASGSQEFGHLQKLHASKPAIVFFDRVCDALQTAHVTTNDYESGYQATRHLLEAGCRHVAHLLVSGNLSIGRMRMQGYQAALQEAGLPFDDTLVLSGEGDDDHNTALIANLLRARPEIDGVFASVERLAISTYLACQTLNLTIPADLKVIGFSNLGVAALLNPALTTITQPAYEIGREAATILLRAIEKKRPILPTQSVVLKSELFPRRSTARE; encoded by the coding sequence ATGAACCCCGTCAACCTGAAACGGCTCGCCCAGGAGCTGAACCTGTCCATTGCCACCGTATCGCGTGCCCTGCAGGACAGCTACGAAGTGTCGCCACAGACCAAGGAGCGGGTGCGGGCCCTGGCCGCCGAGCTGGACTACCGCCCCAATGAATACGCCAGCAGCCTGCGGCGCAACATCAGCAAGACCATTGGGGTCGTGATTCCGGAAGTGAACAACCATTTCTTCTCGCTGGCTATTAATGGTATTGAGGAAGTGGCCCGCCAAAACGATTACCACGTCCTCATTTACCTCACGCACGAGGATTTCGAGCGGGAAGTAGCCATCACGCAGTACCTCACCGGCGGGCGCGTGGATGGGCTGCTGATGTCGGTGGCCAGCGGCAGCCAGGAGTTTGGGCATCTGCAGAAGCTGCACGCCAGCAAGCCCGCCATCGTCTTCTTCGACCGGGTCTGCGACGCGCTGCAGACCGCCCACGTCACCACCAACGACTACGAAAGCGGCTACCAGGCCACCCGGCACCTGCTGGAAGCCGGCTGCCGCCATGTGGCGCATCTGCTGGTATCGGGCAACCTTTCTATCGGGCGCATGCGCATGCAGGGCTACCAGGCGGCGCTGCAGGAAGCCGGCCTGCCCTTCGACGATACCCTGGTGCTCAGCGGCGAAGGCGACGACGACCACAACACGGCCCTGATTGCCAACCTGCTGCGTGCCCGCCCCGAAATAGACGGCGTATTCGCATCCGTCGAGCGTCTGGCCATCAGCACCTACCTGGCCTGCCAGACGCTGAACCTCACCATTCCTGCCGACCTGAAGGTTATTGGCTTTTCCAATCTGGGGGTAGCCGCGCTGCTCAATCCGGCCCTCACCACCATCACCCAGCCCGCCTACGAAATCGGCCGCGAAGCTGCCACCATCTTGCTGCGCGCTATTGAGAAGAAGCGCCCCATCCTGCCCACGCAAAGCGTAGTGCTGAAGTCGGAGCTGTTCCCGCGCCGCTCCACGGCCCGCGAGTAA
- a CDS encoding SusC/RagA family TonB-linked outer membrane protein, whose amino-acid sequence MTRSLLAFPLRWAATPLALLPALALALPAGPAYAAVVRPTAPVADITVKGRILDERGAGLPGVNVVVKGTSNGTQTDADGRYSITAAEDATLVFSFIGYLPQEVAVGGRTSVNVSLAPDNKTLSEVVVVGYGVQEKKLLTTSIASVSAKDVELIPVASPSEALVGLVAGAQITEPSGEPGAGAVIRIRGLGSISAGNSPLYVVDGYPLNSADNYNQIPPGDIQSIQILKDAAACAIYGSRGGNGIVIVTTKRGQAGKTRFSFNANTGIQQVAKTVDVLNRDQYLDYLKESFTNGGRVIPAALQADPNTLADTDWQDEIFRTGVQQNYQLSASGGAEKSRFYISGGYFKQTGIVKGTGFERFSLRANYDAQLSNKLKIGLNLAPSFARTDVRPISGSYNGGNITGGGPGGETAAVTTALILAPVVPARLGNGDYGLISNAFPANTITISDLLNPIAPLDLYQDRANAVRALGSTFLDFEVIKGLNLRTNFGAELLANRRGIYVPATLPTNNSRSANLSNPVLNNIDARQLNNTNYNWVWENTATYNRTLGLDHNVTLLAGYAAQYNINESSNVLGQTGTYTNTSVEYVTGAGQIFGGAGYSANSLSSVFGRVDYAFKERYILTAALRTDGSSRFGPDNRYATFPSVAAAWRVGEEAFVKAIPAISELKLRASYGVTGNNNIGDYSYQSYQQSANYVFGTNTGTRAFGFAPNGVALRDLTWETNTQFDAGLDVGLFGDRLYLTVAAYQRNTTDLLLNRNIPAVIGYSTRALANVGEVRNRGVEFQLNTANFVGSDFTWNTAANLSFNRNQVMALAGENDQLLYDAVFGYTSSIRVVPGQPLGLFYGYEQIGVYRDQADVDSSPKFGTGATVPGDIKYADKNGDGVINAGDIDVIGNPFPDFTFGLQNTFGYKRLSLAVTLQGSQGNDVLYGGDRYVNNFPGQANARTNVLDRWRSADNPGNGMEPRATSSPSPSIREFSSRFVHDASFLRVRNVTVRYNIPTEWAKRGGLQSAGIYVAAQNLYTFTKYFGYNPEANNFGNTTQPTYGVDQGSYPMARTITLGVNVGF is encoded by the coding sequence ATGACTCGTTCTTTACTTGCCTTTCCGCTCCGCTGGGCTGCCACACCGCTAGCGCTACTACCAGCTCTGGCATTGGCGCTGCCGGCCGGCCCGGCCTACGCGGCCGTGGTACGGCCCACCGCTCCGGTGGCCGATATCACCGTAAAAGGGCGAATTCTGGATGAACGGGGCGCGGGCCTGCCCGGCGTGAACGTGGTAGTAAAAGGCACTTCCAACGGTACCCAGACCGACGCCGACGGCCGCTACTCCATCACGGCCGCCGAGGATGCCACGCTGGTGTTCAGCTTCATTGGCTACCTGCCGCAGGAAGTGGCGGTAGGCGGCCGCACCTCCGTGAACGTTTCGCTGGCACCCGACAACAAGACGCTAAGCGAAGTGGTGGTGGTGGGCTACGGCGTGCAGGAGAAAAAGCTGCTTACCACATCCATTGCCTCGGTTTCGGCCAAGGATGTGGAGCTGATTCCGGTGGCCTCGCCGTCGGAAGCGCTGGTGGGTTTGGTGGCCGGGGCGCAGATTACGGAGCCGTCGGGCGAGCCGGGCGCGGGCGCCGTGATTCGTATCCGGGGGCTGGGCTCGATTTCGGCCGGCAACTCGCCGCTGTACGTGGTGGACGGTTACCCGCTCAACAGCGCCGACAACTACAACCAGATTCCGCCCGGCGACATCCAGAGCATCCAGATTCTGAAAGACGCGGCGGCCTGCGCCATTTACGGCTCGCGCGGCGGCAACGGCATCGTCATCGTGACTACCAAGCGCGGGCAGGCCGGCAAAACGCGCTTCAGCTTCAATGCCAACACCGGCATTCAGCAGGTGGCCAAAACCGTGGACGTGCTCAACCGCGACCAGTACCTGGACTACCTCAAGGAGTCGTTTACGAACGGCGGCCGCGTGATTCCGGCGGCCCTGCAGGCAGACCCCAACACCCTGGCCGATACCGACTGGCAGGATGAGATTTTCCGGACCGGCGTGCAGCAGAACTACCAGCTGTCAGCGTCGGGCGGGGCGGAGAAAAGCCGGTTCTACATTTCGGGCGGCTACTTCAAGCAAACGGGCATCGTGAAGGGCACCGGTTTCGAGCGGTTTTCGCTGCGGGCCAACTATGACGCGCAGCTAAGCAACAAGCTGAAAATCGGGCTGAACCTGGCGCCTTCGTTTGCCCGCACCGACGTGCGGCCGATTTCGGGCAGCTACAATGGCGGCAACATCACGGGCGGCGGCCCGGGCGGCGAAACGGCCGCCGTGACGACGGCCCTGATTCTGGCGCCCGTGGTGCCGGCCCGCCTCGGCAACGGCGACTACGGCCTGATCAGCAATGCCTTCCCGGCCAACACCATCACCATCAGCGACCTGCTGAACCCGATTGCGCCGCTGGACCTCTACCAGGACCGCGCCAACGCCGTGCGGGCGCTGGGCAGCACCTTTCTCGATTTTGAGGTGATAAAGGGCCTGAACCTGCGCACCAACTTCGGGGCCGAGCTGCTGGCCAACCGCCGCGGCATCTACGTGCCGGCCACGCTGCCCACCAACAACTCGCGCAGCGCCAACCTCTCGAATCCGGTGCTCAACAACATCGACGCGCGGCAGCTCAACAACACCAACTACAACTGGGTGTGGGAAAATACGGCCACCTACAACCGTACGCTGGGCCTCGACCACAACGTGACGCTGCTGGCTGGCTACGCAGCCCAGTACAACATCAACGAAAGCAGCAACGTGCTGGGGCAGACCGGCACTTACACCAACACGTCGGTGGAATACGTGACCGGCGCGGGCCAGATTTTCGGCGGCGCCGGCTACTCGGCCAACTCGCTGAGCTCGGTGTTTGGCCGCGTGGATTATGCCTTTAAGGAGCGCTACATTCTGACGGCGGCCCTGCGCACCGATGGCTCGTCGCGCTTCGGGCCCGACAACCGCTACGCCACGTTCCCGTCGGTGGCGGCGGCCTGGCGGGTGGGCGAGGAAGCCTTCGTCAAGGCCATTCCAGCCATCAGTGAGCTGAAGCTGCGCGCCAGCTACGGCGTGACCGGAAACAACAACATCGGCGACTACTCTTACCAGAGCTACCAGCAGAGCGCCAACTACGTGTTCGGCACCAACACCGGCACCCGCGCCTTCGGGTTTGCGCCCAACGGCGTGGCCCTGCGCGACCTCACCTGGGAAACCAACACCCAGTTTGATGCCGGCCTCGACGTGGGTTTGTTCGGCGACCGGCTATACCTGACGGTGGCCGCCTACCAGCGCAACACCACCGACCTGCTGCTCAATCGCAACATTCCGGCCGTCATCGGCTACTCCACGCGGGCCTTGGCTAACGTGGGCGAGGTGCGCAACCGCGGCGTGGAATTCCAGCTGAACACGGCCAACTTCGTGGGCAGTGACTTCACCTGGAACACGGCCGCCAACCTGTCGTTCAACCGCAACCAGGTGATGGCGCTGGCCGGCGAAAACGACCAGCTGCTCTACGACGCGGTGTTTGGCTACACCAGCTCCATCCGGGTGGTGCCGGGCCAGCCGCTGGGCCTGTTCTACGGCTACGAGCAGATTGGCGTGTACCGCGACCAGGCCGACGTGGACAGCAGCCCCAAGTTCGGGACCGGGGCCACCGTGCCCGGCGACATCAAGTACGCCGACAAGAACGGCGACGGGGTGATTAATGCTGGCGACATCGACGTTATCGGCAATCCGTTCCCAGACTTCACTTTTGGCCTGCAGAACACCTTCGGCTACAAGCGCCTGTCGCTAGCCGTGACGCTGCAGGGCTCACAGGGCAACGACGTTCTGTATGGCGGCGACCGGTATGTAAACAACTTCCCCGGCCAGGCCAACGCCCGCACCAACGTGCTGGACCGCTGGCGCTCGGCCGACAACCCCGGCAACGGCATGGAGCCCCGCGCCACCTCCAGCCCGTCACCGTCTATTCGGGAGTTCAGCTCGCGATTCGTGCACGACGCCTCGTTTCTGCGCGTGCGCAACGTGACGGTGCGCTACAACATTCCGACGGAATGGGCTAAGCGCGGCGGCCTGCAGAGCGCCGGCATTTACGTGGCCGCGCAGAACCTGTACACCTTCACCAAGTACTTCGGCTACAACCCCGAGGCCAATAACTTCGGCAACACCACGCAGCCCACCTACGGCGTCGACCAAGGCTCCTACCCCATGGCCCGCACCATCACGCTGGGCGTAAACGTCGGCTTTTGA
- the pheS gene encoding phenylalanine--tRNA ligase subunit alpha, giving the protein MQENITRLRAEIDAYDLSTPEQLDQFRIAYTGRKGQLADLFDQLKTVPQEQRRAVGQELNQLKQLALARFEGRQQELEAATATAPADPTFDYTLPAVPQALGTRHPLSVVREEIVRILARIGFNVAEGPEIEDDWHNFTALNFPENHPARDMQDTFFVRRTPGEQEWVLRTHTSPVQVRVMQAQKPPIRSIMPGRVYRNEAISARAHMMFHQVEALFVDENVSFADLKQTVYHFVQELFGSDVQVRFRPSFFPFTEPSAEIDITCLICKGKGCNICKQTGWVEIGGCGMVDPAVLEQSGIDPERYSGYAWGMGIERITMLKYQIKDLRLFTENDLRFLRQFESVQ; this is encoded by the coding sequence ATGCAGGAGAACATCACCCGGCTGCGCGCCGAAATAGACGCGTACGACCTCAGCACCCCCGAGCAGCTCGACCAGTTTCGCATTGCCTACACGGGCCGCAAAGGCCAGCTGGCCGATCTGTTCGACCAGCTGAAAACCGTACCGCAGGAGCAGCGCCGGGCCGTCGGCCAGGAGCTAAACCAGCTCAAGCAGCTGGCGCTGGCCCGTTTCGAGGGCCGCCAGCAGGAACTGGAGGCCGCCACGGCCACGGCTCCCGCAGACCCGACCTTCGACTACACGCTGCCTGCCGTGCCACAGGCGCTGGGCACGCGCCACCCGCTGAGCGTGGTGCGTGAGGAAATCGTGCGGATTCTGGCCCGCATCGGCTTCAACGTCGCTGAAGGCCCCGAAATCGAGGACGACTGGCACAACTTCACGGCCCTCAACTTCCCCGAAAACCACCCCGCCCGCGACATGCAGGACACCTTCTTCGTGCGCCGCACGCCCGGCGAGCAGGAATGGGTGCTGCGCACGCACACCAGCCCCGTGCAGGTGCGCGTGATGCAGGCGCAGAAGCCCCCGATCCGGAGCATCATGCCGGGCCGCGTGTACCGCAACGAAGCCATTTCGGCCCGCGCCCACATGATGTTCCATCAGGTGGAGGCGCTGTTCGTGGATGAAAACGTAAGCTTTGCCGACCTCAAGCAGACCGTGTACCACTTCGTGCAGGAGCTGTTCGGCAGCGACGTACAGGTGCGCTTCCGGCCGTCCTTCTTCCCCTTCACCGAGCCCAGCGCCGAAATCGACATCACCTGCCTGATCTGCAAAGGCAAGGGCTGCAACATCTGCAAGCAGACCGGCTGGGTGGAAATCGGGGGCTGCGGCATGGTCGATCCGGCGGTGCTGGAGCAGTCCGGCATCGACCCGGAACGCTACTCCGGCTACGCCTGGGGCATGGGCATCGAGCGGATTACCATGCTCAAGTACCAGATCAAGGACCTGCGCCTGTTCACGGAAAACGACCTGCGCTTCCTGCGGCAGTTCGAGAGCGTGCAATAA